In a single window of the Arachis hypogaea cultivar Tifrunner chromosome 6, arahy.Tifrunner.gnm2.J5K5, whole genome shotgun sequence genome:
- the LOC112696250 gene encoding calcium-transporting ATPase 12, plasma membrane-type yields MSSSSSHNLNATPLIVDIANTFTRLTSPPLTSPKQRWRFAYTKIYSGRVFVSLAKEIVSKRNHNQFLLRDDIIEPLVHCNNSFLAVPHDADKSKLVNMVKDKSLDSLASFGGVEAVAYVIGTVPSKGIDDKEEEIAKRRDIFGSNTYPRPPPKGLLHFVLEAFNDTTIIILLVCAGLSLGFGIKQHGAGEGWYEGGSIFVAVLLVVVVSSVSNLRQERQFHKLSKISSDIKVDVVRNGRPQQISIFDVLVGDIVSLKIGDQVPADGLFISGHALHVDESSMTGESDHVEIEPLNSPFLLSGAKVVDGYATMMVTSVGTNTAWGQLMSTVSRGDTEERTPLQARLDSLTTSIGKVGLSVALLVFVVMLIRYFTGNTSSEDGYTEFKKGSTDLSDVFNAVVKIIAVAVTIVVVAIPEGLPLAVTLTLAYSMKRMMADQAMVRKLSACETMGSATVICTDKTGTLTLNEMRVNKFWLGLENIIENYSNAMAKRVVELFHQGIGLNTTGSVYKPLPESGPEISGSPTEKAILLWAVSDLSMDMDGLKQKHEIIHVETFNSEKKRSGVAVRKKSDNTVHVHWKGAAEMILAMCSNYIDCNGTEKSLGEKERDEIEKIIQGMAASSLRCIAFAHIEIDYSDDKVLREDGLTLLGIVGLKDPCRPEVKKAVETCKYAGVDIKMITGDNLFTAKAIATECGILDLSDDVAKGQVVEGEEFRNYTEEERMEKVDDIRVMARSSPLDKHLMVQCLRKKGHVVAVTGDGTNDAPALKEADIGLSMGIQGTEVAKESSDIVILDDNFNSVATVLRWGRCVYNNIQKFIQFQLTVNVAALVINFIAAVSAGDVPLTTVQLLWVNLIMDTLGALALATERPTKELMEKRPVGRTEPLITNIMWRNLLPQALYQIAVLLVFQFKGKAIFNVDEKVKNTLIFNTFVLCQVFNEFNSRSMEKQNVFRGIHKNHLFLGIVGITIVLQIAMVEFLRKFADTERLTWIQWGYCVLFAAFSWPLAWFVKFIPVSDKPFFSFKIKRSF; encoded by the coding sequence ATGTCGAGCTCCAGCAGCCATAATCTAAATGCTACTCCACTCATCGTTGACATCGCCAACACCTTTACCAGACTCACTTCTCCCCCATTAACCTCACCAAAACAACGCTGGCGTTTCGCTTATACCAAAATCTATTCTGGAAGAGTCTTTGTGTCCCTTGCGAAAGAGATCGTCTCCAAAAGAAATCACAATCAATTCCTTCTTCGTGATGATATAATAGAGCCTCTAGTTCACTGCAACAATTCCTTCCTGGCTGTTCCTCATGATGCTGATAAATCCAAGCTTGTTAACATGGTTAAGGACAAAAGCTTGGACTCTCTTGCTTCCTTTGGAGGCGTGGAGGCTGTAGCTTATGTCATTGGAACTGTTCCATCGAAGGGAATTGAcgacaaagaagaagaaattgccaAGCGTCGCGATATCTTTGGCTCCAACACTTACCCTCGTCCGCCGCCAAAAGGACTCCTCCACTTTGTTCTTGAAGCCTTCAATGACACCACAATAATCATCCTTCTTGTTTGCGCCGGCCTTTCACTCGGCTTTGGAATCAAACAGCACGGTGCAGGGGAAGGTTGGTATGAAGGTGGAAGCATATTCGTGGCGGTGTTGTTGGTGGTTGTTGTAAGCTCAGTCAGCAACTTGAGGCAGGAGAGGCAGTTTCACAAGCTGTCCAAGATTAGCAGTGACATCAAGGTTGATGTTGTGAGGAATGGAAGGCCGCAACAGATTTCGATTTTCGACGTTCTTGTGGGAGATATCGTTTCACTCAAGATTGGGGATCAAGTTCCCGCTGATGGATTGTTCATATCTGGTCATGCTCTTCATGTTGATGAATCAAGCATGACAGGGGAGAGTGATCATGTCGAAATTGAGCCGTTAAATAGTCCTTTCTTGTTGTCCGGCGCCAAAGTGGTCGACGGTTATGCAACAATGATGGTGACGTCCGTCGGAACTAACACGGCGTGGGGACAGTTGATGAGCACGGTATCAAGAGGTGACACGGAGGAGAGGACGCCGTTGCAGGCGCGTCTCGATAGCTTGACTACATCGATAGGAAAAGTAGGCCTCTCGGTTGCACTCCTTGTGTTTGTGGTAATGCTTATTCGTTATTTTACTGGAAACACCAGCAGTGAAGACGGTTATACAGAGTTCAAGAAAGGTAGTACTGATTTGAGTGATGTGTTCAATGCTGTTGTGAAGATAATTGCGGTTGCAGTCACCATTGTGGTCGTGGCGATCCCTGAAGGATTGCCATTGGCTGTCACTCTCACCTTGGCTTATTCCATGAAGAGAATGATGGCAGATCAGGCTATGGTGAGGAAACTCTCTGCTTGCGAAACTATGGGGTCGGCAACGGTTATATGCACTGATAAAACTGGGACTCTGACTCTCAATGAGATGAGAGTGAACAAGTTCTGGTTAGGCCTTGAAAACATCATTGAGAATTATTCCAATGCAATGGCCAAGAGAGTTGTGGAATTGTTCCACCAGGGAATAGGCCTCAATACAACTGGCAGTGTATATAAGCCTTTGCCGGAATCCGGGCCTGAAATCTCTGGTAGCCCTACAGAGAAAGCTATTCTCTTGTGGGCTGTGTCAGATTTAAGCATGGACATGGATGGACTAAAGCAGAAACATGAGATCATCCATGTTGAAACGTTTAACTCGGAGAAGAAACGAAGCGGGGTAGCAGTAAGGAAGAAGAGTGACAATACAGTACATGTACATTGGAAAGGTGCTGCTGAGATGATACTTGCAATGTGTTCTAACTACATTGATTGTAATGGCACAGAGAAGTCCCTTGGTGAAAAAGAACGGGatgaaattgagaaaataattcaGGGAATGGCAGCTAGTAGCCTAAGATGCATTGCTTTTGCTCACATTGAAATCGACTACAGCGATGATAAGGTACTAAGAGAAGATGGCTTGACCTTGCTAGGAATCGTCGGCCTTAAGGATCCATGCCGGCCGGAAGTCAAGAAGGCTGTGGAAACTTGCAAGTATGCAGGTGTTGATATCAAGATGATCACCGGAGATAACTTATTCACGGCAAAGGCAATAGCAACAGAATGTGGAATACTAGACCTTAGTGATGATGTAGCCAAGGGACAAGTGGTGGAAGGTGAGGAATTTCGGAACTACACGGAGGAAGAGAGAATGGAGAAAGTAGATGATATTCGAGTGATGGCGAGATCTTCTCCTTTGGACAAACATTTGATGGTGCAATGCTTAAGAAAGAAAGGCCATGTAGTTGCAGTCACAGGAGATGGCACCAACGATGCGCCTGCGCTAAAAGAAGCTGATATTGGACTTTCTATGGGAATCCAAGGCACTGAAGTTGCCAAGGAAAGTTCTGACATTGTTATCTTGGATGACAACTTCAATTCTGTTGCAACGGTTTTAAGGTGGGGAAGATGTGTATATAACAATATACAGAAATTTATCCAATTTCAACTAACAGTGAATGTTGCAGCACTTGTGATAAATTTTATAGCTGCAGTTTCTGCTGGTGATGTTCCCTTAACAACAGTTCAACTTCTATGGGTTAATCTCATTATGGATACTCTAGGTGCTCTGGCCCTGGCCACGGAACGGCCTACAAAGGAGTTAATGGAGAAACGGCCGGTGGGGCGTACCGAGCCGCTTATCACTAACATTATGTGGAGAAACCTTTTACCTCAAGCTTTGTATCAGATTGCAGTCTTATTGGTTTTCCAATTCAAAGGGAAGGCAATATTCAATGTAGATGAGAAGGTAAAGAACACACTAATTTTTAATACTTTTGTTCTGTGCCAAGTTTTCAACGAGTTCAACTCTAGGAGTATGGAGAAACAAAATGTGTTCAGAGGCATTCACAAAAACCACTTGTTCCTTGGAATTGTTGGGATTACAATTGTTCTTCAAATTGCAATGGTGGAATTCCTGAGGAAGTTTGCTGATACAGAGAGACTAACATGGATTCAATGGGGATATTGTGTTTTATTTGCAGCTTTTTCATGGCCACTGGCTTGGTTTGTAAAGTTCATTCCTGTTTCAGATAAGCCATTTTTCAGTTTCAAGATTAAGCGGTCTTTTTAG